Below is a window of Macadamia integrifolia cultivar HAES 741 chromosome 8, SCU_Mint_v3, whole genome shotgun sequence DNA.
gttattttcttaaataataGGGTCCTTTGGAGCTGAATGAGGGTGCTGAATTTTTTTACTGCTGGTTGAATATTAAAGCTATAAGCACCTCCAGGCATGacattgttttctttatttgcCTTTTCTGCTTTGAGATTAACTTTGGTGTGTACTAAAATCTTAGTACATGAATGTGATGTAAGTTTCAACGAGTCAGCTGTGGAAATAATCCAGCATTCTGTCTCTGTTGCTGCATCATTTCTTCTCGAgtcttctttatcttctttaGTTTTTTAGTAGGGGAACCTTTTGCAGCCTTGtttgttttagattttgaaaatgCACACTGCATTCTGTGGTTACTTGGTGTGATGGTAACAAATTCAGGCTGCAAATATATATACACCAGAAAGGGGCTTTGAAACGGTTAATATTGTTTATAACAATGAATGAAGTAATGCTAATTAACCATTTTTGGCTGTTAAATAATGATGTAATAgattttaactatttttattcTGCCAAAGAGGATGACCTAGATTTCCTTATTGAAGCGGAAAgaggtgtttttttttggggggggggtatcAAGTTATCGGTTGGAtgtttgcaataaaataagggCCCTCCCTTGGGTTCCTTTTAAATTCCAGTGAGTGCTTCACATTTGGGTCATTGATAGATGTTAAGGAGTCTTGGCCCCTTGGCCCTTGAAATAGGTCTTCCAAGCACCTGCTCATATTATAATTATGGCAACCTCAAAGCAGCTCTAGTGTTTCTTTTTGTTGCCCTTTATTCGAGAAAAGCACTAGTTTGATGGGGACCAATTTCAAGGTTTCTTTTGCATTTCCGTTTCAAATCAAAGTTTCATTCAAATGCCCAtaacattttaaaataaatctACTGTGCGCAAGCCAACCTAAACCAAGCTATATagagttggttttgatttagggAGAGAAGCTATTTCCCAATGTACATGATGAAAAGTCTTTATGATGGGTTCTTGTCATTAGTTATGATCACTTCAATTGCAACAAAATCAGTTTCAGGACTACAATTTGAAGAGTAATTCTGTCCTTAAAAGAGTGTCGCGGGAGTTAAAAGACTAAAGAATGGCCTTAGAGATTCGTGGGTGAGTCCTTAACTGTTGGGAGCAGGAAAACTCTCTCCATTATAATATTGCTAAAGTTTGATCATACATCATATCATATATGAGATTAAGATAAAGATGTTGTATAATAAGTTTCCATATGGTGGGATCTTATCACACTAATATCTCCGACCCCATGGTCGGGGTTTGAGGGATGATAACACAACTCCGAGCTGGGGAAACCACAATCATAGTTATGAGACCGGTGTGAAGGTATCAGTCTCGAGGACAATTGATGTCGATACCAATTCCTAAATCCATTTCTAGAATCCAGATTGCCAATTTAGGTAACACACGTTAAACTCCCAAATGAAGATGTGTTGAAAACCGAATCGGAATCGGATCGCGGGGGGTTGGGTGTATGTGAGATGGCAACAACCACGGTCAAGTCATGTCCCACCGTCATGCACACATTGCACCCGCGGCAGAGGATTTCAGGACTAGACTCGCTGGACAGGAAGGGACGGTGGGAGGCTGGCAGCCATCCAGCCGTTATGTCATCATACTCTTCTAAAGTCACCGACAACGTCACCTCTCCGTCCTTTTGATTGAGTTGGCTTCACAGTCCACACGCCTTCCCTTCGATGATCTGTAACTTACCAATCACTATAAAATTATCCATAAATTTGTTAGGGTAAGAAAAGGATCTTGGACACATGTCAAGACATGATTCGTTATGAGAATCCATCATCGTCAACACTTTggacctttaaaaaaaaaaaaaaaaaaaccatgataGTAACGTAATATTTTTAAGAcaaagaaattcaaaattgTCACTGCATCTGCATAGTACTACGCGCCTCCGCACTTTATGATCCTTTCGCCGCTTCACTTGTCAGGAGTCTCAGGACTCAGGAGATTCATCGAGTCCTACACTCCTAACTCCAACAGAAAAGAGATTGGTTACTGGTTAGAGATGATCCATATTCCTGGGGTAGGGACACAACTATGTCTGTAAGttatcctcttttcttttttctttttccttttgattatttACTCTATAATAGTTGCTCTTCATTCAATTGCATTACGGTTACACACACAgtcacacacactctctctctctctctctctctctaaaaggaggaggaggagaagatgaagaggcTAAGAAACTAGTTCCTTTTCCATGTCTCTGTTTAAATTATGGTCTTCCATCAGAGACTCTTTTTGTAGGACCTGTATTAAATATTCCATTTGATCTTAGATTTCGTAAACCTGCTTTTTGggtctctcttctttcttattcAACACAAATAGTTGTCACCATTCTCCAAACTTTTTTCAATTCTCTGCTCGATAAGTTGTCTCAGGtgccctttctcttcttcaatccaGTCACTATAACTGAAACAATTCAAACTCTTATCCATCTCTCAGCCATGCTAAGTATTGCAGTTTTAGAATTTGGTTCTATTCTTCTTCCAGTGTTAATGAAATAAGGTTATACGAAATCTGATATTAAGGGGTAGTTGCTCTTATTAGTTTATGCTTTTGCCCAAATTGAGTGATTAAGGGAAAGCCAGGATTCTTGGGGAAAAGCAGCACCATGAGATGGTTCTTTTAGTCATTAGCTAAAGAAAAGAGATTCAGAGGGGCTGTTCACATGTTTGACCTGTACTTTTGACTCTAAAGGAGTGAGTCCTCACAGTTTTCGCTTCTTCTCTAAGTTGATTCATTTTTTCCCACTTCACAAGGTTCCTGATGATAAAAAGCTAATAGAAGAAGGTCCCCTTATTTCTTGTGGCTGACTGCTCAAATCCCATCGTTTTCTGGTGGTTCATGAATCTGTATCTGTGGAGCTCTGCCTTTCTTTtatatcagaagaagaggatgttCTATCAAATCCACTGACGAAAGGCACATTTTGGAGAAGCTTACTCAGAGGAAGTGCCATGGCTTATGGTAATTCTAGATCAATAAGGTTTGTCCTTTGCAGGTTCTCTGCTGCTAAATTATATGGCAATTAGAATGTGTGGGACAGTTCTTTACATATGTTTAGATCATATATAGTTTGATTTACCAGTTTCTGAATTTTCAGATTTCAAGATTAtctcaaagaagaaaaattcacAACCAATGGAGATAGTGGGATTAAACTCATGTACAAGATTGATTGGGCACAGATATCGGAACCAAGCTCTGAGAAAGTTGATAGGAATGCACCTGAGAAAACTGGGAGGTCCTTGAAATCTAAAGTGTTGTCGAGAGTGTTCTCTGAGGACTAtgagaaagtaaagaagaagatattgGATCCTCGAGGACCTGTGATACATAAATGGAATAAGATTTTCTTGGTAGCATGTTTGATTTCTCTTTTTGTGGACCCTCTGTTATCTTACTTACCGGGGGTTCAGGAAGAGAAGGTGTGCATAGGTATAGGGATACCCCTTGAAGTAGCACTTACTATTGTACGATTGATAGCAGACATGTTTTATTTCATTCAGATTTTTGTCCGACTTCGAACAGCTTACATTGCTCCTTCCTCTCGTGTATTTGGGAGAGGGGAGCTTGTTATAGACCCTTCAAAGATTGCCTCGAGGTACCTTGCCAGGGGCTTCTGGATTGACCTTCTGGCTGCACTACCCCTTCCACAGGTACGTTAATTCTATTTTCCTTCTCTGTAGTGCATCACTAGTTGTTCTAAGAACTCAAAATACCATTAAGGCTGTTTTAATTGACTGAGTTCAGATTAACTAGTAGTGCGATCAAGAGATCTATCAAATCTCTTTTGAGTTCAAAATAGTCTGTGCTTTGTCGAGTTTGTGAACTATTTGGCTTTGATTCTTTTCATGACTTTCTTCATATTTAAGTTTTGAGACTTTAGGATGTCAATTTTCCAATTCTATATATTATCTTGCTTCATTTCCAGGTGTTAATTTGGGTGGTACTCCCCAATCTAAATGGTTCAACAATGACCAATACTAAAAATGTGCTTCGCTTCATCATTATCTTCCAATACCTCCCAAGACTATTTCTTATATTTCCACTATCATCACAAATTGTCAAGTCCACTGGGGTTGTGACAGAGACAGCATGGGCTGGGGCGGCTTATAACCTGATGCTCTATATGTTGGCAAGCCATGTAAGTAATACCATTCTTTTCCTTCTGGGCTTGTCTATTGAAACTAGAACTTGTATAATAATAGCATACCTTCGAATATGTTCAAAAATCTCGAAATGATCTTCTAGTTCCGGAGAGAATTCTCAAAACTCTGTTTCCATTGAGAATTGTATGGAGTTTTCCCATATTTCAACCGGAGAATCTAATAAAGACATTATTGTTGAGATTCTGACAAAAAAATTCAGATATTCCATTcacttgttttgtttttctaagTTCAAAGAACTGTCAGATCATcaatttttgttgtttgaataGTTATTAGGAGCCTGCTGGTACCTTCTATCAATTGAGCGACAAGAAGCATGCTGGAGAAAGGTCTGCAGTCTTCAGAACTCATCTTGTAAATATAGTTTCTTTGACTGCAATGTGAAGGACAACCTTAATAGGGTCAACTGGTTCGAGTCAAGCAACATCACAAATCTATGTAATCCAAGCAATGGCTTCTTTGAGTTTGGTATCTATGCAGATGCAGTGACCTCTGGAGTTACCTCCTCGTCGTTCTTCAGCAAATACTTCTACTGTCTGTGGTGGGGTCTAAGAAACTTGAGGTAGGTAACTTATTTACCTTCCCATTTAAATTCAGTAGGATATGCTTATAATGATAGTTGAACCTGATCTTGTTTCTATCAACCTTTGCAGTTCTTTAGGACAGAATCTCTTAACAAGCACTTATGTTGGAGAAATAAGTTTTGCTATCATTATTGCAATTCTTGGTTTGGTGCTTTTTGCATTGCTCATCGGGAATATGCAGGTAAGTCAAGCATTTAAGAATGTTTCATAATCTATTCTTAGTGATTTGCTTCGTCTCTCTTCCATTTTCAGTGAGAATCGGGCATCATGAGTATTTTTATCCTCTCTGTATTTAGTCTGACTTATATGTTTCAAGAGCTAATTGAATGTGACACACTGCACTTGactcttcattttattttctagggacatggatccatgcttactaaACAACGGTCATAAAATTACCCAACTTGTGAAATATAGTTCAATTGTTTAGATGCACACTGTACTCTTTAAGAATGTGCCTTTAATCAGAATTCCAAGTCAGGACATTGTTCTACTTGTAGTATAAAATGATGAACTATACTGGTTTGTTTTTTGTCTGAAAGATTCTGCAATCATGATATTAAACAGACATATCTCCAATCCACTACCATCCGATTGGAAGAGTGGAGAATCAGGAGAACAGATACAGAGCAATGGATGCGTCACAGGCAGCTACCACAAGAATTGAGGCAGTGTGTACGAAGATATGAACAGTACAAGTGGATTGCAACACGAGGAGTTGATGAAGAAGCCCTTCTCAAAGGTCTCCCATTGGATCTCCGAAGAGACATCAAGCGCCACCTCTGCTTGGATCTTGTTCGACGAGTAAGTACTCAGTCATCATCAGTTTGACCTCATATTGGATCACTCCAGCCTAGTTCGTTATAGCTGAtcatctgatttgatttttctcCATGAAATGAAAACAGGTTCCACTGTTTGACCAAATGGATGAGCGGACGTTGGATGCTATATGTGAGAGACTCAAGCCTGCTCTTTGCACCCAAGGGACATGCCTAGTGCGTGAGGGTGACCCTGTCAATGAAATGCTCTTCATCATCCGAGGTCACCTAGACTCTTACACTACCAATGGTGGACGCACTGGTTTCTTCAATTCATGTCTCATTGGCCCCGGTGACTTCTGTGGTGAGGAACTACTGACGTGGGCGCTGGACCCAAGTCCGAGCGTCAACCTCCCATCATCCACTAGGACGGTAAAGGCGATTTCTGAGGTTGAGACATTTGCACTCATTGCCGATGATTTGAGGTTTGTTGCTTCACAATTTCGAAGACTACATAGCAAGCAACTGAGACATAAGTTCCGGTTCTATTCACACCATTGGCGTACATGGGCTGTATGTTTCATACAAGCAGCATGGTGGTCGTTTAAGAAGCGGAAAGAAGCAGCTGAACTCAGAGCTAGGGAGTGCCCCATTGCCATCTCAACTGAGCCAGCATTTGAACAAATGAATGTGTCCATGCCCCAGGCAGGCACAGGTTTAGCGATGTATGCAGCACGGCTAGCGGCAAGCACTGGGAGAGGAGGAGGCAAGCAATGTGGGTCAGATTCTGTTGTTGTTAGTTCATTGCAGAAACCAGCAGAGCCTGATTTTATGGCAGAGGAGGAATGAAAGTGAAGCAATTGTGTGCTAAAACTAGGCAACTGGCTTGCCTCTTTGAGAATATTAGTCTTTTCTCCTTTCTATTTTTGGGTAACCTCTGGGCATAGTGTGTGAATGGTGTGCATACTAATGAGCTTTCTATAggtgatttatttatttaatacaacaggaaaatatatttattgCTACTTGGTATGTTGAGTAACTCTAGACTTTCTAGGGCAACAGACTTATGAGgagaaacctctctctctctctctctctccttatcaTCGCCCTTGCTCCAAAACTCCTAAATCAGAAAAGGATAAGAacgtaaaaaaataaaaaaaataaagatatatattttttattggtagttAAATagacaatattttattttcttaccatttcatttcatttcattttttttttctcctttctacATTCTTTGttcctttcatttcttttcttctcttggctacatggatttagttctcggtattGGTACTGGTATTAGTCATTGTCAAATCCGTATCGAAGAGGATCAATGCGTATCGATCATTTTTGTcccttatttttcagaaaaatatgtttttttattttttattttaccccTACAATGATAAGGGTAACTGATCTGAATCAATTAAAAATtgggatcgatctcaaccaatACTGATACCATACAACAATACGATAAACCATGCTTCGCTATCAAACGCAACTAGGGTTTCCTTCAAGGATAGGAGGAAGAACGTTTGGGATGAGCAGGATAATCAAATGATGGTTAGGTCGTGTTCGCAGAAGTCGGGTTTCTGTGAGAAACGGATCGGGTAGGGTTAGAAATTTGAGGTAataaatcagaaccgttggatcTTTCTTTCCACATGTCGAACAACTAGATGgagttggagaggatccggatccaAACGGTCCTAGCGGGCACATCTATGTTAAGGGTGTCCGGATCCCGACTTCCGAGTCCGTTGTTTTGATAAATACTCAGTGTGGATTGGCCCCAAACTCGTCGCTCACTCAGTCGACTCTATGGACCGCCCAGTTGCCTCATTAGATCGAGCGAGTGGAAGGTGGGAAATTGGCCAATCTATCGGAAGATCGTCAAAGTCGACTCGCTCCTCAGCGAAACAGACCCTTACAGCTTCCTCGGCTCGTCCTCTTCATCCGCTTGGAACTTGAAAGAGAAGGAGGATAAGGACGTGGGCAAAGCTCTTGGCCGGATTCAACACCATTGCCAGGTTTCTCTTTCTGAATTATGTTCATTGGGTGGAGTTTTTCGTTGATGTGGAGTCTCTTGTTCTGGAGTGGAAACTTCGTCATATTATCATACGTTATGAGAGGGTTATTTGCTTATTGGGTAAAGCTGGAATTAGGGTTAGCATTTTCCATTTAGTTGTGGCGTTTCATTGCCCgagagattttagggttttgacgAAAACCACCAAACAGAAGTCAAAACCCCTGAACAATGGTTCTTGCATTTCTACATTCACTTTTACTTGATTCCAGAACTTCTTAATTGTCCTTGAACCCTCTGAAACGTCTGAAACGCCCCCACTGTCCTTGTTGCTTCTTTGAGCTTCTTGAATGAACGGGAAAATGTGATTACTATATTCATATTTTGGTGATGGGAGCTGGGAAGTCGCTTTCTCTTATGCTATGCTTTGCTCCAGGGGACCGGTGAGGTTAGATATATAAACTAAGCACTATATATCAACTGACAAACACATTTAAGCATTGTATCTATTATTAGAAAATGAAGGTTAAGAGATGATGGGTTGTTACTCATTTAATCTTCAGTTTTAATTCGTATAGATTTATATTAGATTAGTAAGTCTTTTATGGGTTCTTTATGCGGGTTTATATGGTTCAGTGATCTTGTAGTCTATCTGAAGTGGTTGCGTATATACATATACTGCTATTCTCTTTCTACTGTAGCCTCTTTTCGTGACCTCTAGGAGCTTCTGGTGATTTTAGGTATAGGTTTTCACTATccacaaaaataagaaaaagtatACGAAGCTTGTTAAACTCAAATAAACCTGCAGATGTCTTTTTTCTTCCCTGACTTTAAATTTGACACTATCGTTGATCTTGTGAGTGAATTCTGTCTGAACATTTCTGTGCTATGCTGTTTCGATATATGAACCTAGCAAAATGCTTTTTGTATGCTCCAATTTagtaatttgttttcttcttcctaatatttgacccttttttctctcttgagTTTTTTGAAACCCAGAATGGATTGAATGGTCATTTTAATGGCGCTGTTTCCCTTGCTTCATCTCAGAGCATGTCAAAAGTTGACTTTATAGTAACTCCTAACTGACTGATACCTTTTCAACATGAGTAATTTAACTTTTTCCATTCAATCAGTTTTGGTCTGTACAGAAAGGATGTTCCCTTGTTAGCAGGAccatgaattaaaaaaatgttgagCCTCGCTTACTGACTATCCCTACCGCAAAGAGCAGTTTTCTTACTGCTTTACTTGGAGTTGGTGTTCTCTCATCAAGCGCCTTACCCGATAGAGCCGCCTAGCTTACAGAATTTCCTTCTTCCGACTTTCACTATGGTGCCGGCTTCTCTTCTCTGACGAGTGCCCAAGAGAACGAGTCGCCCTCGTCCGTCTTTGCAAGAAAAATGTTAATCGATAAATACTCAACTCCATTCCATTCCATTTTATTCATATATGCCATTATCTCATAAATTACTTGTATCAACACAACAATTCAACACAGGTCATGTTAAGCCCTTTTGTGTCTCCCTTTTAACATCTTCAATTCAGACCAcatcatttattatttgttccttcattcttcttctccttacaCATAGCTAAATCATTTTTCGATTCAACATATTGTTGTATGATGTGTtcatttatggattttttttttggaaaggagAGTgcaatttaaggaaaaaaaatcttggagATTGGCTAACAAGTCACatataaattcaaaatattcaaaaattGTATATATTGGCCATTAGATATGAGTTATTTTTAGAACACTTGAATCAAACTgcaatttccatttttattggCTTATCATTTCCCCCCTCTCCCTAGTATTGTTGATTTTTCATACCTACGATGCCCTTTCAAAAATGTTGCAGGACTGTGTTTTTGAAGACCAAACCACATTACCATGTTGTTATCAGGCTATGGTTCTAGTGATTCGATCCAATGGTTGAAATCATTGATGCTCTCCACTGTACGAATATTGTCTTGGGTTCATTTCCAGCTAGCTTACTGAAGGAAGTTTATGGATGTATTTGTAGTGGATAGCCTCAAGTAGAATTTCCAAATGATTGATGGCTCATGCTGCTCTTCAATGATGAGCCCTTTGAATTCAAGAATATGGTTCTTGCAGTACGTAGAGTAAATGCGATATTAATCATGTGTTCTACTTGtaaatcatttcataaaagaaataTAGAATCTCTTTCTGATGTCCAAAATCATTATGGTTTGAATACACTATCTAATAGCCATACAAAAGACACAGAGTTGGTGGCATTGACCAAAAGATTATCAGATTTCATGATCAAAGGGGAAGTAGATTATGCAAGAAAGCTTTTTGATCAAATGGGCCACAGAGACTCTTATTGTTGGAATGTGATGATCAGCGGTTACACCAAGAATCACAGGATCGGTGATGCAAGATGGATTTTTGATAGCATGAATGAGAGGAATACTGTTTCATGGAACACCATGATATTGGCTTACACTCAAGAGAGAAAGATGCACATTGCATTGAAGTTATTTTTAGTTATGCCTGAAAAAGACATTGTCAGCTGGACCACTATAATATCTGGGCTTTGTTGGGATTCTCAAATTGAAGATGCATGGAAATTATTCAAGCAAATGCCTAACCGTAGCTCTATCTCCTGGTCTTCTGTTATATCAGGTTTTCAGCAAAATGGGTTGGCTGCTGAAACTTTGATGCTGTTTAAAGAAATGGTATCAATAGGGATTCGACCAACTTCACATTCACTTACTAGTGCTTTGACTGCTTCGGCAGATTTGGCAGCTTTCTTTGTTGGCCAACAACTTTACTCCCAACTTCTTAAAAGAGGATTTGAGAATAACacacaaattagaaactcaGCCATATCTATGTTCATAAAATCAGGTATTGTTCGTTATGCAGAACATATTCTTGCAGATATGCCCCAACCTGACCTTGTAACCTGGAATTCTATGATTATGGGTTATGGGCAGCATGGGTATGGCTTTGAAGCAACCATAACTTTCCATCAGATGCAAAAGGCTGGGTTCCTGCCTGATGGTATCAGCTTCTTGGGTGTTCTTCAAGGCTGCAGCCATTGTGGATTTGTGGAAGAAGCAAGCAAGTATTTTAATAGTATGAAGTTGGATTATGGAATCTCCCCAAAACTGGAGCACTATGCATGCATGGCTGATGTCTTTGCACGTGCTGGGTTGCTAAAAGAAGCGTTTCAGATAATTATGAAAATGCCATTTCAACCAACAACCATCTTTTGGAGGATACTGCTGAAtgggtgtagggtttggggGTATCTGAAATTGGGTGTGCATGCAGCTGATCAGATTTTGAAGCTTGAACCTTATAATTCAAGTGCACATTTGATGCTTATGGAGATGTATGCTTCAGTCAGGAATTGGACAAGGGTTTTGGAAATACGAAAATTATTGAGGGAAAGACGAGCAAGAAAGGAG
It encodes the following:
- the LOC122085920 gene encoding protein CNGC15b; the encoded protein is MAYGNSRSIRFQDYLKEEKFTTNGDSGIKLMYKIDWAQISEPSSEKVDRNAPEKTGRSLKSKVLSRVFSEDYEKVKKKILDPRGPVIHKWNKIFLVACLISLFVDPLLSYLPGVQEEKVCIGIGIPLEVALTIVRLIADMFYFIQIFVRLRTAYIAPSSRVFGRGELVIDPSKIASRYLARGFWIDLLAALPLPQVLIWVVLPNLNGSTMTNTKNVLRFIIIFQYLPRLFLIFPLSSQIVKSTGVVTETAWAGAAYNLMLYMLASHLLGACWYLLSIERQEACWRKVCSLQNSSCKYSFFDCNVKDNLNRVNWFESSNITNLCNPSNGFFEFGIYADAVTSGVTSSSFFSKYFYCLWWGLRNLSSLGQNLLTSTYVGEISFAIIIAILGLVLFALLIGNMQTYLQSTTIRLEEWRIRRTDTEQWMRHRQLPQELRQCVRRYEQYKWIATRGVDEEALLKGLPLDLRRDIKRHLCLDLVRRVPLFDQMDERTLDAICERLKPALCTQGTCLVREGDPVNEMLFIIRGHLDSYTTNGGRTGFFNSCLIGPGDFCGEELLTWALDPSPSVNLPSSTRTVKAISEVETFALIADDLRFVASQFRRLHSKQLRHKFRFYSHHWRTWAVCFIQAAWWSFKKRKEAAELRARECPIAISTEPAFEQMNVSMPQAGTGLAMYAARLAASTGRGGGKQCGSDSVVVSSLQKPAEPDFMAEEE
- the LOC122085395 gene encoding pentatricopeptide repeat-containing protein At4g02750-like; amino-acid sequence: MLLFNDEPFEFKNMVLAVRRVNAILIMCSTCKSFHKRNIESLSDVQNHYGLNTLSNSHTKDTELVALTKRLSDFMIKGEVDYARKLFDQMGHRDSYCWNVMISGYTKNHRIGDARWIFDSMNERNTVSWNTMILAYTQERKMHIALKLFLVMPEKDIVSWTTIISGLCWDSQIEDAWKLFKQMPNRSSISWSSVISGFQQNGLAAETLMLFKEMVSIGIRPTSHSLTSALTASADLAAFFVGQQLYSQLLKRGFENNTQIRNSAISMFIKSGIVRYAEHILADMPQPDLVTWNSMIMGYGQHGYGFEATITFHQMQKAGFLPDGISFLGVLQGCSHCGFVEEASKYFNSMKLDYGISPKLEHYACMADVFARAGLLKEAFQIIMKMPFQPTTIFWRILLNGCRVWGYLKLGVHAADQILKLEPYNSSAHLMLMEMYASVRNWTRVLEIRKLLRERRARKEFSYSCIEIRGRVHLFTTRDETHFESDSIYMALALLYYDIVDCSRIDLHG